In bacterium, the following proteins share a genomic window:
- a CDS encoding Rrf2 family transcriptional regulator: protein MISQTTEYALRAVVWLARQPDELQGTKKISEAIQVPSGYLSKVLQKLTRAGLVISSPGRGGGFRLARKSEDIRVLDVVNAVDPLQRIQSCPLGLASHGSNLCALHRKLDDDLARTEKAFASTTISDLLDNKGGTQPLCES, encoded by the coding sequence ATGATCTCCCAGACGACGGAATACGCCCTGCGCGCAGTGGTTTGGCTTGCTCGCCAGCCCGATGAGTTGCAAGGCACGAAGAAGATTTCGGAGGCCATCCAGGTGCCGAGCGGCTACCTGTCCAAGGTACTCCAGAAACTCACCCGCGCCGGTCTGGTGATTTCGAGTCCGGGACGAGGCGGGGGATTTCGCCTGGCACGGAAATCCGAGGATATCCGTGTCCTCGACGTGGTCAACGCGGTGGACCCTCTGCAGAGGATCCAATCGTGTCCGTTGGGTCTGGCAAGTCACGGTTCGAACCTGTGCGCGCTGCACCGGAAGCTGGATGACGATTTGGCCCGCACCGAGAAGGCGTTCGCGTCCACGACCATCTCGGACCTGCTCGATAACAAGGGCGGTACGCAACCGCTCTGCGAATCTTGA